A window of the Hypomesus transpacificus isolate Combined female chromosome 10, fHypTra1, whole genome shotgun sequence genome harbors these coding sequences:
- the elovl1a gene encoding elongation of very long chain fatty acids protein 1a → MLQEVFSNILKFHDYLLKRTDARVRDYLLMQNPIQMTVILLGYILFSVYAGPRLMANRKPFHLKSAMIGYNFSMVALNSYIVYEFLMSGWGTTYTWRCDPCDLSRSPQALRMVRVSWLFYFSKFIELLDTVFFVLRKKHSQITFLHIFHHSFMPWTWWWGVTLTPAAGMGSFHALVNAMVHVIMYFYYGLSAAGPRFQKYLWWKKYMTAIQLTQFVLVSLHITQYYFMEKCDYQVPLFIHLIWIYGTFFFILFSNFWVQAYVRGKRLPITEEGEAKQNGFTNGGVMHIPNGKQQVNGTTHHTNGNVLISKVKEV, encoded by the exons ATGTTACAAGAGGTGTTTTCCAATATCCTGAAGTTTCACGACTATCTGCTGAAGAGAACTG ATGCCAGAGTAAGGGACTACCTACTGATGCAAAACCCCATCCAGATGACAGTCATACTTCTGGGCTACATCTTGTTCTCTGTGTATGCTGGGCCTCGCCTCATGGCTAACCGCAAGCCCTTCCATCTCAAATCAGCCATGATTGGCTATAACTTCTCCATGGTGGCCCTGAACTCCTACATAGTCTATGAG TTCCTGATGTCTGGCTGGGGAACCACGTATACATGGAGATGTGACCCATGTGATCTATCCAGGAGCCCACAGGCTCTCAGG ATGGTTCGAGTTTCGTGGTTGTTTTATTTTTCCAAATTTATTGAGCTCCTTGACACA GTATtctttgttctgagaaagaaacaCAGCCAGATTACATTTCTACATATCTTCCATCACTCCTTCATGCCTTGGACCTGGTGGTGGGGTGTGACACTCACTCCTG CAGCGGGAATGGGCTCCTTCCATGCCCTGGTGAATGCCATGGTCCATGTCATCATGTACTTCTACTACGGTCTGTCTGCTGCAGGACCACGTTTCCAGAAGTATCTTTGGTGGAAGAAATACATGACTGCTATCCAGCTG ACCCAGTTTGTACTTGTTTCGCTCCACATCACCCAGTACTACTTCATGGAGAAGTGTGACTACCAAGTACCTCTCTTCATCCATCTCATCTGGATCTACGGCACATTCTTCTTTATCCTGTTCTCCAACTTCTGGGTGCAAGCCTATGTGAGGGGCAAACGGCTGCCTATAACGGAAGAAGGCGAAGCCAAGCAGAACGGCTTCACCAACGGTGGTGTCATGCACATTCCCAATGGCAAGCAGCAGGTGAATGGGACTACGCACCACACAAATGGCAACGTCCTGATAAGCAAAGTAAAAGAAGTCTAG